AGCGTGTTACAGCGTTTTACCTCTTTGGAAGTGATATCTCCACAACATTTACAAAAAGTAGAAAAAGCCAAGGTGTACGTTGCACCTCCAAACTATCACATGAAAGTGGAAAATGGATATATCATCTTGGAGCAAAGCAATAGAGTTAATTATTCAAGACCTTCTGTAAGTGTCCTCTATAGGTCAATAGCGCAGGAGTATGGTCCACATGCTATATGTATAACAAGTTGCGGCTATGGACATGACGGCAGTGACGTTGTTGGGGAAGTTTTATCTCATGGGACATATATGATTGCACAAAAATCCAAAGAGTGTGAGGCAACGTTAATGCCTGAGAGTATCTCTCAAACAGAGAAAATTTCTCATGTATTGTCTATAGAGGTGATATGTGAGCTTTTAAGAATTTTAAACGATAACAGCTTTGTTAATAAAGAGCTTCTCTTTTTTAGACTGCTTAAAAAAATTTACGGATACGACTTTACCCACTACAATCTTCAAAGCCTTAAACGACTTCTTGCTCTTGAAATACAAAGATGTGCCAGTGATAATCATAACGGGTTTTATCATAGTGTTATCCTAAATAAAGAGCGTTTTGAAAAAATGTTATTTGCATTAACGGTAAATGTCACGGAGTTTTTTAGAAAGCCTTACTCTTTTAAAGGTTTAAATCACTTTATAGAAGAGGAACAAAAGATTTCTCCCCATATGAAGTTCTGGGTTGCAGGATGTGCAAGCGGTGAAGAAGCATACTCTTTAGGGATGATGTTACATGAAAATGGGTTCTTAGAAAATTCATTAATCTATGCAACAGATATTAATGAGATGATGGTTCAGATCGCTAGAAACGGTCTCTACTCAGTTGAGCATCTATCGACAAACCGTTTAAATGCGCAAACAGTTCTACAAAAGAAACCTTTTGATGAAAATATACAACTCAAAGAGAGCTTTTTTTCGATTACGGAAGAGATTAGAAAAAAGATACTCTTTTTTCAGCATAACCTTGCAACAGATAGTTCGTTTAATGAGTTTAACTTTATTTTATGTAAAAACGTACTAATATATTTTGATGATGAATTGCAAAATCAAGTTTTCCAACTATTTTACGATTCTTTATCTGTAGGCGGATATCTACAATTAGGTACAAGCGAAACATTAATATTTGAGTTTAGGGATAGGTTTAAAGTTGTTGACATAGAGAGCAGGATTTTTCAGAAGGTAGGATAAGATGAAGAAGTATCATTTGTTATGTGTTGATGATGATGAGGTAAATCTTATTTCCCTGAAAGCTCTACTTGACAAAGTGCCTCAATTTGAAATCCACTGTGTACGCTCTGCCCAAGCAGGACTTAAATGGCTTTTAGAACATAAAGTTGACCTTATTTTACTTGATATTATGATGCCTGAAATTGATGGATTTGAGATGGCCTCATTGATCCGCAAACGAGATGCCTTGTCTCACATTCCCAT
Above is a window of Sulfurimonas marina DNA encoding:
- a CDS encoding CheR family methyltransferase gives rise to the protein MKTMFLNKCDEEIHKVIIKGEINEETISQLDTFLETTCTDHKIELVFEKIYVVPRVMVEWLQELFTTKKYPMLKVDVTQERLYAYLHSLGIQINISCDKEGYNDIQAIALGGSTGSTTMFQKMLSCIVSTDISVFIVQHASYEGMSLLPSVLQRFTSLEVISPQHLQKVEKAKVYVAPPNYHMKVENGYIILEQSNRVNYSRPSVSVLYRSIAQEYGPHAICITSCGYGHDGSDVVGEVLSHGTYMIAQKSKECEATLMPESISQTEKISHVLSIEVICELLRILNDNSFVNKELLFFRLLKKIYGYDFTHYNLQSLKRLLALEIQRCASDNHNGFYHSVILNKERFEKMLFALTVNVTEFFRKPYSFKGLNHFIEEEQKISPHMKFWVAGCASGEEAYSLGMMLHENGFLENSLIYATDINEMMVQIARNGLYSVEHLSTNRLNAQTVLQKKPFDENIQLKESFFSITEEIRKKILFFQHNLATDSSFNEFNFILCKNVLIYFDDELQNQVFQLFYDSLSVGGYLQLGTSETLIFEFRDRFKVVDIESRIFQKVG